A genomic window from Flavobacterium sp. I3-2 includes:
- a CDS encoding DUF2461 domain-containing protein produces the protein MKQEVFDFLNDIEKNNNRVWFAENKHRYEDCKENILIDFKNIYNLLAQNDALEPMKVYRIYRDVRFSKDKLPYKTNFSMYAGRLQPFNRGGYYLQIEPGNKSFVGGGFWGPNPEDLLRVRQEIALDDELEQILNETSFKAFYGEMQGESLKTAPKGFDKNHERIDLLRKKQFLFTKSFSDEEVLAKNFDVKVIEAFEKLRPFFDYMTDVLLTNANGERNV, from the coding sequence AAAATAATAACCGAGTTTGGTTTGCAGAAAACAAACATCGTTATGAAGATTGTAAAGAAAATATTTTAATTGATTTCAAAAATATTTATAATCTGCTTGCACAAAACGATGCTTTAGAACCTATGAAAGTTTATCGTATTTATAGAGACGTTCGTTTTTCTAAAGATAAGCTTCCTTACAAAACAAATTTTTCGATGTACGCTGGTAGATTACAACCTTTTAATCGAGGCGGTTATTATTTGCAAATTGAACCTGGTAACAAATCATTTGTTGGTGGTGGTTTTTGGGGACCAAATCCAGAAGATTTATTACGTGTTAGACAAGAAATTGCTTTGGATGATGAACTCGAACAAATTTTAAATGAAACTAGTTTTAAAGCTTTTTATGGCGAAATGCAAGGCGAAAGTTTAAAAACAGCTCCAAAAGGATTTGATAAAAATCACGAAAGAATTGATTTGTTGCGCAAAAAACAATTTTTGTTTACCAAATCGTTTAGCGATGAAGAAGTTTTAGCTAAGAATTTTGATGTAAAAGTGATTGAAGCCTTTGAAAAATTACGTCCGTTTTTCGATTATATGACTGACGTTTTATTGACTAATGCTAACGGTGAACGAAATGTATAA
- a CDS encoding DUF4834 family protein, giving the protein MNKYKIYHMAFLKTLIIIVAIWYFFKFAFRFFGPILIKKAISKAEQNFQQRTQDYYNQNNESYDNTYTNSNTNQSDNFKNGIPREKRKVGEYIDFEEIK; this is encoded by the coding sequence TTGAATAAATATAAAATTTATCACATGGCATTTTTGAAAACACTTATCATTATCGTTGCGATATGGTATTTCTTTAAATTCGCATTTCGATTTTTTGGACCAATTCTAATCAAAAAAGCGATTAGTAAGGCCGAACAAAACTTTCAACAAAGAACACAAGATTATTATAATCAAAATAATGAATCGTACGATAATACTTATACAAACTCAAATACAAATCAATCTGATAATTTTAAAAATGGCATTCCTCGTGAGAAACGAAAAGTCGGAGAATATATTGATTTTGAAGAAATAAAATAA
- the mazG gene encoding nucleoside triphosphate pyrophosphohydrolase, with protein sequence MNSRQQQLEAFNRLLDIMDELREKCPWDKKQTLESLRNLTIEEVYELGDAIIENDLNEVKKELGDVLLHIVFYAKIGSEQKVFDMADVANAISDKLIARHPHIYGNEIVETEEQVLQNWEKLKLKEGNKSVLGGVPKSLPGMVKANRIQEKARGVGFDWDNADQVWEKVQEELVEFQDEVLAKNHENMEAEFGDVLFSLINYARFVNINPENALEKTNAKFIKRFQYLEEKAKLDGKSLENMTLEEMDVYWNEAKKI encoded by the coding sequence ATGAATTCAAGACAACAACAACTAGAAGCATTTAATCGCTTGTTAGACATTATGGATGAACTTCGAGAAAAATGTCCATGGGATAAAAAGCAAACTTTAGAATCGCTTAGAAATCTTACAATCGAAGAAGTTTACGAACTTGGTGATGCAATTATCGAAAACGATTTGAATGAAGTCAAAAAAGAACTAGGTGATGTGTTGTTGCACATTGTTTTTTATGCTAAAATAGGTAGCGAACAAAAAGTTTTTGATATGGCTGATGTTGCCAATGCAATTTCTGATAAATTAATTGCTCGTCATCCACATATTTACGGAAATGAAATTGTTGAAACCGAAGAACAGGTTTTACAAAATTGGGAAAAACTAAAATTAAAGGAAGGTAATAAATCTGTTTTAGGCGGAGTTCCAAAAAGTTTACCGGGAATGGTTAAAGCAAATCGAATTCAAGAAAAGGCTAGAGGAGTCGGTTTTGATTGGGATAATGCTGATCAAGTTTGGGAAAAAGTTCAAGAGGAATTGGTTGAATTTCAAGATGAGGTTTTAGCTAAAAATCATGAAAATATGGAAGCTGAATTTGGAGATGTTTTATTTTCTTTGATTAATTATGCACGTTTCGTAAACATTAATCCAGAAAATGCACTTGAAAAAACCAATGCTAAATTTATTAAACGATTTCAGTATTTAGAAGAAAAAGCAAAACTTGATGGAAAGTCTTTAGAAAATATGACATTAGAAGAAATGGATGTTTATTGGAATGAAGCTAAAAAAATATAA
- the def gene encoding peptide deformylase, giving the protein MILPIVGYGDPVLRKEGIEIAKDYPNLQELIENMFQTMENASGVGLAAPQIGLAIRLFVIDCSPFGEDEDLSEAERNVLKTLRKTFINAKITKEEGEEWAFNEGCLSIPNVREDVMRKPIITIEYFNENFEKFTEVYDGFAARVIQHEYDHIQGILFTDKISTLKKKLNAKRLQNIMDGKVHPDYKMKFINKKGR; this is encoded by the coding sequence ATGATATTACCTATAGTTGGATACGGCGATCCCGTATTACGTAAAGAAGGAATAGAAATCGCAAAAGATTATCCAAATTTACAAGAACTTATTGAAAATATGTTCCAAACGATGGAAAATGCTTCAGGAGTTGGTTTAGCAGCACCGCAAATTGGTTTAGCAATCCGTTTGTTTGTTATTGATTGTAGTCCATTTGGAGAAGATGAGGATTTATCTGAAGCAGAGAGAAATGTTCTAAAAACACTTAGAAAAACATTTATCAATGCCAAAATCACGAAAGAAGAAGGAGAAGAATGGGCGTTTAATGAAGGTTGTTTAAGTATTCCGAATGTGAGAGAGGATGTTATGCGTAAGCCAATTATAACGATTGAATATTTTAATGAAAATTTTGAAAAATTCACTGAAGTTTACGATGGTTTTGCTGCGCGTGTGATTCAGCATGAATACGATCATATTCAAGGAATATTATTTACAGATAAAATTTCTACATTGAAGAAGAAATTAAATGCTAAAAGATTACAAAATATCATGGATGGGAAGGTTCATCCTGATTACAAAATGAAATTCATAAACAAAAAAGGTCGATAA
- a CDS encoding FUSC family protein, which translates to MYQKIVKKISDNHLYDAIKIAVAGSIPFIFFHEPDNFSIAFAISLGAILNAPTDIQSSLKHKINGLILGSFCIALITFLLGVTKPYPILFYPVFITIIFFSTMLSVYGHRANLMSFVCLLTVSLAFIRDYQGWDLIKNSLLLLAGGILYLIVSLLFYFFKPKRYIFLEIANCIEKTAEYLDLRASLWNTNSNKNKIIEKQLEIQIKLNEYHESIREFLIRNNANTSNSSNNRKLLISLTSLIEILEIATSNSFDHDRIHKLFKDDPSLIKEYQKLAEDFALSLHALSYSIKVNNVYHSPVSLGNQIKAIKLHLDEFQKKQNWSDVQEEIVTFNNVLHYAERQVEKIKGIERVYKGRVNTDELRGKYKDLEKFLTPQHYRFATLKENLNFSSTTFRHATRLTLTLLIGFLLGKILPLQNEYWILMTLVVIMKPDYGLTKSRSLSRVTGTILGGIIAFSTLYFVDNVTVLLILTFVAMIIGNWLTYSDYKIGVMFLTMYVIFMYGILTPDYNNMLLFRIIDTVIAAILALLATQLIWPSWEHLHVKKFLSKCIVANRKYVEAIKQYYIVKGEPSLEYKLARKHAFIEVGNLMASFQRMNQEPKSKQKNKAEVYELTVLNQTLISAAASVGIYIQSHQTTEASQAFGVVMDKILYNLDLADKFIHRNAHYDLISENELKKFEGSFLQIKKLRREEIENSDLSPEERIRRLEESQLIIDQLIWMINISEQIVNTSKKFQN; encoded by the coding sequence ATGTACCAAAAAATAGTAAAAAAAATAAGCGATAATCATTTGTATGATGCTATAAAAATAGCAGTTGCAGGTAGTATTCCATTTATCTTTTTTCACGAACCAGACAATTTTTCAATTGCTTTTGCTATCTCTTTAGGAGCTATTTTAAATGCGCCAACTGACATTCAAAGTAGTTTAAAACATAAAATAAACGGTTTAATACTTGGAAGTTTTTGCATTGCTTTAATTACATTTTTACTAGGAGTAACTAAACCGTATCCTATTCTTTTTTATCCGGTTTTTATTACTATTATCTTTTTTTCGACCATGCTTTCGGTTTACGGTCATCGTGCAAACTTGATGTCATTTGTTTGTTTGTTAACTGTAAGTTTAGCCTTTATCAGAGATTATCAAGGTTGGGATTTGATTAAAAACAGCTTACTATTATTAGCTGGAGGAATTCTATATTTAATTGTTTCGTTGCTCTTTTATTTTTTTAAACCTAAAAGATATATTTTTTTAGAAATTGCTAATTGCATCGAAAAGACTGCCGAATATCTAGATTTAAGAGCTTCGTTATGGAACACAAATAGCAATAAAAACAAAATCATAGAAAAACAACTTGAGATTCAAATCAAATTAAATGAATATCATGAAAGCATACGCGAATTTCTTATCCGAAATAATGCAAATACGAGCAACTCATCCAACAATAGAAAGTTATTAATTTCACTTACATCGTTAATCGAGATTTTAGAAATTGCAACATCAAACTCATTTGATCACGATCGCATTCATAAATTATTCAAAGACGACCCTTCATTAATTAAAGAATATCAAAAATTAGCAGAAGATTTTGCTCTAAGTTTACATGCTTTATCTTACAGCATTAAAGTAAATAATGTATACCACTCACCTGTTTCATTAGGAAATCAAATTAAAGCAATCAAATTACATTTAGATGAATTTCAGAAAAAACAAAATTGGTCTGACGTTCAAGAAGAAATTGTAACATTCAATAACGTTTTACATTATGCAGAACGTCAAGTTGAAAAAATTAAAGGAATTGAACGCGTTTATAAAGGTCGTGTAAATACAGATGAACTTCGTGGAAAATATAAAGATTTAGAAAAATTCTTAACTCCTCAACATTATCGATTTGCAACATTAAAAGAAAATTTAAACTTTTCGTCAACTACGTTTAGACATGCAACCAGACTAACATTAACGCTTTTAATTGGCTTTTTACTTGGCAAAATTTTACCCTTGCAAAACGAATATTGGATATTAATGACCTTAGTTGTAATTATGAAACCTGACTACGGTTTAACTAAAAGTCGTTCGTTAAGCCGTGTAACCGGAACCATTTTAGGTGGAATTATTGCATTTAGTACTTTATATTTTGTTGACAATGTAACTGTATTATTAATTCTGACTTTCGTTGCAATGATTATTGGAAATTGGTTAACCTATTCTGATTACAAAATTGGAGTTATGTTTTTAACCATGTATGTCATTTTTATGTACGGAATTTTAACACCCGATTACAACAACATGCTATTGTTCCGAATTATAGATACCGTAATTGCAGCTATTCTTGCCTTATTAGCAACACAATTAATTTGGCCATCTTGGGAACATTTACACGTTAAAAAATTCTTATCAAAATGTATTGTTGCTAACCGAAAATATGTCGAAGCAATTAAACAATATTATATAGTTAAAGGTGAACCTTCATTAGAATATAAATTAGCACGTAAACATGCGTTTATTGAAGTTGGTAATTTAATGGCTTCTTTTCAACGTATGAATCAAGAACCAAAATCAAAACAAAAAAACAAAGCCGAAGTTTATGAATTAACGGTATTAAATCAAACATTAATTTCAGCAGCTGCATCCGTCGGAATATACATTCAATCACATCAAACAACCGAAGCTTCTCAGGCGTTTGGAGTTGTAATGGATAAAATATTATACAATTTAGATTTAGCAGATAAATTTATTCATCGAAATGCACATTATGATTTGATTTCTGAAAACGAGTTAAAAAAATTTGAAGGTAGTTTTTTACAAATCAAAAAATTAAGACGCGAAGAAATAGAAAATAGTGATTTATCTCCAGAAGAACGCATTCGCAGATTGGAAGAATCTCAATTAATTATTGACCAATTAATTTGGATGATTAATATTTCTGAACAAATTGTAAATACATCTAAAAAATTTCAAAACTAA
- a CDS encoding sensor histidine kinase, translating into MTYKPRQLALIIFVSIVLICIPIIGSHEFKTGESIFDSIFFQRRFTASILVVIFFYLNYFYFIPKFYFTKKYFIYYSIVILFFIFVIKVPEFIIPDIGIRPENFPMRKKGFKGGRKNDSELVRILMDRNTYQFIISFCISILLRLNMQMSAINDEKLKSEVSYLKAQINPHFLFNTLNSLYALSLEKSDEAPDAILKLSSIMRYVVTESSNDFVSLNKEMKYIEDYIDLQKLRMVDSTNFNFIKEGNFNQNKIAPLILIPFIENAFKYGLNPEKDSFISIQIQILEGSLNLNVSNSKTVNNVHEKAKTETGIENTILRLNYIYPEKHKLVIEETEDVYNLNLKINLQ; encoded by the coding sequence ATGACTTACAAGCCACGTCAATTAGCGTTAATTATATTTGTTTCGATTGTTTTAATTTGCATTCCAATCATCGGTTCGCACGAATTTAAAACAGGCGAATCTATTTTTGATTCCATTTTTTTTCAACGAAGATTTACGGCTTCAATCCTAGTAGTCATTTTTTTTTATTTGAATTATTTTTATTTCATTCCTAAATTTTATTTCACCAAAAAATATTTCATTTACTATTCGATTGTAATTTTATTTTTCATTTTTGTAATAAAAGTTCCAGAATTTATAATACCAGATATCGGAATACGTCCAGAAAATTTTCCAATGCGAAAAAAAGGTTTCAAAGGCGGAAGAAAAAACGATTCGGAATTGGTACGCATTTTAATGGATAGAAATACATATCAATTTATAATTTCGTTTTGTATTTCAATTTTACTTCGTTTAAACATGCAAATGTCAGCGATAAACGATGAAAAATTAAAATCAGAAGTTTCGTATCTTAAAGCACAAATAAATCCGCATTTTCTATTTAATACATTAAACAGCTTATATGCATTATCTTTAGAAAAATCTGATGAAGCACCTGATGCCATTTTAAAACTTTCAAGTATTATGCGTTATGTGGTTACCGAAAGTTCAAATGATTTTGTTTCATTAAATAAAGAAATGAAATACATCGAAGATTATATTGATTTACAAAAACTACGCATGGTTGATTCGACAAATTTTAATTTTATTAAAGAAGGAAATTTCAATCAAAATAAAATCGCTCCTTTGATATTAATTCCGTTTATCGAAAATGCTTTTAAATATGGATTGAATCCTGAGAAAGATTCTTTTATTTCAATTCAAATTCAAATTTTAGAAGGCTCTTTAAACTTAAATGTTTCCAATTCAAAAACAGTTAATAATGTTCACGAAAAAGCTAAAACCGAAACTGGAATTGAAAACACCATTTTAAGACTAAACTATATTTATCCTGAAAAACATAAATTGGTTATTGAAGAAACAGAAGACGTTTATAATTTAAATTTAAAAATAAATTTACAATGA
- a CDS encoding LytR/AlgR family response regulator transcription factor, which produces MIKAIAIDDEPLALKILAHHCDKIEEISLEKTFTNQSEAIDFINNNKVDLLFLDIEMPQQNGIDFYKALDKKIMVIFTTAYDQYALEGFNVSAIDYVMKPISFDRFKEAIDKVIKIKKLINNKDEQPFIMIRADYKLNKIYLKDIQYIEGLDDYIQIHIDNQSKIVARMSMKAILELLPSKEFIRVHRSFIIPIKRIKNIQNKQIETDSVTIPIGETYKTETLKALK; this is translated from the coding sequence ATGATAAAAGCAATTGCCATAGATGATGAACCATTAGCATTGAAAATTTTAGCACATCATTGTGACAAAATTGAAGAAATATCTCTTGAAAAAACGTTCACAAATCAATCTGAAGCTATCGATTTTATAAATAATAATAAAGTTGATTTACTATTCTTAGACATTGAAATGCCACAACAAAACGGCATTGATTTTTATAAAGCATTGGATAAAAAAATAATGGTTATTTTCACAACAGCTTATGACCAGTACGCTTTAGAAGGTTTTAATGTAAGCGCAATTGATTATGTAATGAAACCAATCAGTTTTGACCGTTTTAAAGAAGCCATTGATAAAGTGATAAAAATTAAAAAGCTAATCAATAATAAGGACGAACAACCATTTATTATGATTCGAGCAGATTATAAACTAAACAAAATCTATCTTAAAGATATTCAATACATCGAAGGTCTTGATGATTATATTCAAATCCATATTGACAATCAATCAAAAATTGTAGCCCGAATGTCCATGAAAGCGATACTAGAATTATTACCCTCAAAAGAATTTATTCGGGTACATCGGTCGTTTATCATTCCAATTAAAAGAATAAAAAATATTCAAAACAAACAAATTGAGACAGATAGCGTAACAATTCCTATTGGTGAAACTTATAAAACAGAAACTCTAAAAGCATTAAAATAA
- the hemN gene encoding oxygen-independent coproporphyrinogen III oxidase, whose amino-acid sequence MSSLIQKYNVPGPRYTSYPTVPYWEAASFSLDLWKKNCKKCFDLTNFKEGISIYIHLPFCESLCTFCGCHKRITKRHEVEIPYIDLLLKEWQLYLDLFENTPIIKEIHLGGGTPTFFSPENLEQLITGLFEKSIIHKDCEMSFEAHPNNTTKKHLEVLYNLGFRRLSLGVQDYDPIVQKVINRNQTFHSVAKVTIWAKEIGYTSISHDIIYGLPFQTLESIKDTVEKTKSLNPDRLAFYSYAHVPWIKGNGQRGFNDEDVPKDEFKRELYELGKKLLLENEFIEIGMDHFSTSEDALYQSYINNDLNRNFMGYTSSKTEVLIGLGVSSISDSWNAFAQNSKDFKEYEDLIHQGKIPVVKGHILNNEDLIIRKVILDLMCQFKTNLGLIPHHYFEEFKILENLEEFIQDGLVEIKDTELYILEEGKPFIRNICMVFDFKLKRNKPNTQLFSMTI is encoded by the coding sequence ATGTCTAGCTTAATTCAAAAATACAATGTTCCTGGTCCAAGATACACAAGCTATCCAACTGTTCCGTATTGGGAAGCAGCTTCTTTTTCTTTAGATTTATGGAAAAAAAATTGTAAAAAATGTTTTGATTTAACCAATTTCAAAGAAGGTATTTCTATTTATATCCATTTGCCTTTCTGTGAAAGTTTGTGTACGTTTTGTGGTTGTCATAAACGAATTACAAAACGCCATGAAGTTGAAATACCATATATAGATTTGTTGCTAAAAGAATGGCAATTATATTTAGATTTATTTGAAAACACACCCATTATTAAGGAAATTCATTTAGGTGGAGGTACACCAACTTTTTTTTCTCCAGAAAATTTGGAACAATTAATAACGGGACTTTTTGAAAAATCAATCATTCATAAAGATTGTGAAATGAGTTTTGAGGCTCATCCAAATAATACAACAAAAAAGCATTTAGAAGTTTTATATAACCTTGGTTTTAGAAGATTGAGTTTAGGAGTTCAAGATTATGATCCAATTGTTCAAAAAGTGATAAACAGAAATCAAACTTTCCATTCTGTTGCAAAAGTGACCATTTGGGCAAAAGAAATTGGTTATACATCTATTTCTCATGATATAATTTACGGTTTACCTTTTCAAACTTTAGAATCAATTAAAGATACAGTCGAAAAAACTAAATCTTTAAACCCAGACCGATTAGCTTTTTACAGCTATGCACATGTTCCGTGGATCAAAGGAAATGGACAACGTGGTTTTAATGATGAAGATGTTCCGAAAGATGAATTCAAAAGAGAGCTTTATGAATTAGGAAAAAAATTATTGCTTGAAAATGAATTTATTGAAATTGGCATGGACCACTTTTCTACATCAGAAGATGCTCTTTATCAATCATATATAAACAATGATTTAAACAGAAACTTCATGGGTTATACCTCATCAAAAACAGAAGTTTTGATTGGTTTAGGTGTTTCATCAATTAGTGATTCGTGGAATGCTTTTGCTCAAAACTCAAAAGATTTTAAAGAATATGAAGATTTAATTCATCAAGGAAAAATTCCTGTTGTCAAAGGTCACATTCTTAATAACGAAGATTTAATCATCCGAAAAGTTATTTTAGATTTGATGTGTCAATTTAAAACAAATTTAGGTTTGATTCCACATCATTACTTTGAAGAATTTAAAATTTTAGAAAATTTAGAAGAGTTTATACAAGATGGTTTAGTTGAAATTAAAGATACGGAATTATATATTTTAGAAGAAGGAAAACCATTTATTAGAAATATTTGTATGGTATTCGATTTTAAACTAAAACGAAATAAACCTAATACGCAATTATTTTCAATGACTATTTAA
- a CDS encoding DUF5606 domain-containing protein, translated as MSVEKVLAISGKPGLYELKIQTRSGFIAESLVDGKKLTVGLRSNVSLLSEISIYTQTGEIKLFEIFGKIARKESNGPAISHKATDPELVAYFSEIVPDYDADRVYVSDIKKVFSWYNMMQKANMVAVFNGPVQTSSVFDEAEVVEEVAVEEKPKAKKAAKPKAKKEEE; from the coding sequence ATGAGCGTAGAAAAAGTATTAGCTATTTCTGGGAAACCAGGTTTATACGAATTAAAAATTCAAACTAGATCAGGATTTATTGCTGAATCTTTAGTTGATGGAAAAAAGTTAACAGTTGGTTTAAGAAGTAACGTAAGTTTATTATCAGAAATCTCAATATATACTCAAACTGGAGAAATTAAATTATTTGAAATCTTCGGAAAAATTGCAAGAAAAGAATCAAACGGACCTGCAATTTCACATAAAGCAACTGATCCTGAGTTAGTAGCTTATTTCTCTGAAATCGTTCCTGATTACGATGCAGACAGAGTATATGTTTCGGATATTAAAAAAGTTTTTAGCTGGTACAATATGATGCAAAAAGCTAACATGGTTGCTGTTTTCAATGGTCCAGTTCAAACAAGTTCAGTATTTGATGAAGCTGAAGTTGTAGAAGAAGTTGCTGTTGAAGAAAAACCAAAAGCTAAAAAAGCTGCTAAACCAAAAGCTAAAAAAGAAGAAGAATAA